One Candidatus Regiella endosymbiont of Tuberolachnus salignus genomic window, GCGGCGGCGTCGTTTGCTTCATGGGCTGGGTGGCGATAGGGTGTCTCTTTTTTCTATTGAAGGGGTGACATGAAACAGGACGCATTAAAATATCTCCATAAAACTGCGGTTATTGGCGGTGATCCCCGCCAGTGGCTCATTAAACAGCGCGTGCATAATCGCCCAGGCGACATCGCCATGACTGGTGCCCTCAGCACGTAGCGCGCCGCGGTGGTCAGCTGCATTTTCTCCAACGCACCATACTGATCCCACTTATCACGACGCTTCCAACTGTGTAATGTGGCAGACTTGATCCCCAACCGTTGGGCGATCCCCGCCACGCTGTGTCCCTGCCAATACCAATACATCGCTTGCCTGCGCGGATTGTCAGCGCTAATGATAAAAGACCGTAAATTGCTAATTTAATTTGTCCACTCAAGCCAGAATGCAGTTTCCTTTGTGGTGACAAAGCCATGAGGGAAATAAGCATGCTAAGAAGAGAGGACCACTACATGATAAAACAACGCCATCAACAGGGGGCATTTATTGTTGATATTGCCCATCAGATAGGGTGTTCAGAAAAAACGGTGAGACGGCACATTAGCTATCCTGCGCCGCCAACAGCAAAACGCGGTAAAAAACAGGTTGCTAAACTCGAGCCCTTTAAAGACTACATCGATTCAAGGTTGAGTGAACAGGTTTGGAATGCGGCGGTTATTTTTGAGGAAATCCGTGAAAAAGGCTACCGGGGTGGGAGTGCGATGCTCCGACGTTATATACATCCCAAACGTCCGCTCAGGGCCTCGAAAAACACGGTACGCTTTGAAACCCTCCCCGGTTATCAACTTCAACACGATTGGGGAGAAATCATCGTTGAGGTGGCAGGCTCTGCCTGTACGGTTAATTTTGCCGTTAATACGCTCGGTTTTTCGCGTCGCTTTCATGTCTTTGCTGCCCCTAAGCAAGATGCTGAGCACACGTATGAATCGCTGGTTCGCAGCTTCAATTACTTCGGTGGCAGCGTAAAAAATGTCTTGGTAGATAACCAAAAAGCCGCTGTTATCAAACATGGACAAAATGGCCACATCGAGTTCAATGCGGGCTTCCTGCAACTGGCTAATCACTATGGGTTTAGCCCTCGCGCCTGTAAGCCTTATCGACCGCAAACGAAAGGCAAAACCGAACGGATGGTGGGCTATGTTAAACACAATTTTTTCACTCGCTACCGTCAGTTTGAGAGTTTCGCTCATGTTAATCAACTGCTAGCGATGTGGCTGGCGAAAGTGGCAGACCAGCGTCATCTTCGTCAATTCAAGCAGACACCGGAAAATCGTTTTGCTGAGGAAAAAATAGCCTTGATGCCACTCCCTGCGACTGATTTCGATACCAGCTACTTCGACCTACGACAAGTGGCATGGGACAGCTATATCGATGTCAGAGGTAATCGCTATAGCGTGCCTTCATTCTGGTGTGGTCGTGCGGTTAATATTCGTATCGGTTTAGATAATACGCTACGTATTTACGGCGATGAGCAACTGCTCGCGACGCATCTCTTGCAGGAGGTAACGCAGGGCTGGCAAAAGGTGCCAGAACATCATCAAGCCCTTTGGCAACAGGTCAATCGAGTAGCGTCTCGTTCGCTCAGTGTGTATGAGGAGCTACTCTGATGGAAATGGAAAACTTGTTGATACGGTTAAAAATGGATTACCTGGGCGATGCGTTGGAGAGTTTATGTGAAGAAGCCACCAAGAAAGCACTGAACTACCGTGAATTTCTCCAGCAGGCATTAGCCCAGGAATGGAACGGGCGTCACCAAAAAGGCTTGGAATCGCGGTTAAAACAAGCACGTTTGCCGTGGATAAAAACCTTGGAGCAATTTGACTTTACTTTCCAACCAAGTATAGACAGGAAAATTATCCGCGAGCTGGCGGGGCTGAGGTTTGTCGAACATCATGAAAACGTCATTTTGTTAGGCCCACCTGGGGTAGGGAAAACGCATTTGGCGATAGCGCTGGCTGTCAAGGCAGCTACAGCTGGGCATCGGGTATTGTTTATGCCTCTGGATAGACTCTGCTGTACCTTAATGAAGGCAAAGCAAGAAAACCGTCTGGAACGCCAACTTCAGCAACTGTGCTATGCCAGGGTATTAATACTGGATGAAATCGGGTATTTACCGATGAATCGCGAAGAAGCTAGCCTATTTTTCAGGTTATTGAGCCGTCGTTATGAAAAGGCGAGCATCATTCTCACATCAAATAAAAGTTTTACTGATTGGGGGGACGTATTCGGTGATCACATTTTAGCAACTGCGATTTTAGACAGGCTTTTACATCATTCAACCACATTGAATATTAAAGGAGAAAGCTATCGACTCAAAAATAAACGCAAAGCAGGCATGTTGCCTATAAAAACGACTGATATTATCCAGGCGCCTGGAATAGAAACCCAACAGGAAAATTAGCAAAAACTGGACATTTTAAAGTAGCAAAAAGTGGTCAATCTAAAGTAGCGTTGACAGCATGAATGATCGTAGCATCAACAATACTACCCCGTTTGATAAACAGCCCACACGAAGCTAAATGCGCATTGACCTCTTCAAACAATGATTCGCTTAAATGATGTTTTTCCAGCCAGTGTCGAAAATGCAGAATGGTGGGATCGGAGGGAATCGCATCGACGGAGACACCGGTAAATTGACGTAGTAAGGGGATGTCATATAACGCTTCTTCCATCGATAAATCAGCGTAATTAAACCCATTTTGTAAAAAATAAATCCGCAGCATCACCTCTAAAGGTTTTGCCGGTCTTCCCCCTTTGGCTGTTGGCTTAGGATAATTGATACTGAGTTTAGACAGAATTTTTTCCCAGGGAACTATCCTATTCATCTGCGCTAAAAAGTCGCCTCGTCTCGTCGATTTCGTTTTCATTTCACTATTAACCTAAAAAAATTATTAATGACAGAATAGACTACTTTTAGCGGTTTTTCAGGGCTTCCATAGCGCAGAGGAAGCCACGTTAAGTTTTGCGCGCCCTGTCACACCCGTAGCACGGGTGCATCATTATGGCCTGCGGGATAAAGTCGCGCGTAACGGCGTCACCGTACGTTATGAACGCCGTCCGCTACTGGGGTTGACTGATAAGGATATTGAAAGGATTACTGATCTGGCGTTGGTGCATTTGGTGGGTTAAAGTAGCCTTACAGGTAACATCAAAGATCGATAGCACGGATATCCAATTTAGAGCCACATGCAGAAGCATAACGTTCCAATGTGTGAATGCTTGCTTTTATCACATTCTGTTCAATCCGAGTGACTACGGGGGGAGTGACTCCCATTCGTAGAGCAATTTCAGTTCTGGTTATACCTGCTTTTTCTCTAATATTTTGTAGCATAAGAGCAAGTTCTGCCTCACGATGAGCTTCTTCATAGGCAAGTAAGGAGAGTGGATCACTTAATAACTTAGCTCTAACTTTTGCGTGGGGAATACCTTTCATTTTGTAAACTCCTTGAGTCTGTTAAAAGCGATTGCCATTTCTTTCGGCGGGATCTTAGGGGTTTTCTTCACAAAGGATCTTAATATATATATTCGACGACCTTTAGCAAAAGCGTAAATAATTCGAGCAATATCACCTCCCCCTACACGCAGTTCGAATAAACCATCACGCAATGAGTCACTTAAAGGGTACCTTAAACGATTGCCTTCTTTCTCTAATCTATCAAGTAGGTAAGCTGTTTTACCTTTTAGTGGAGCAGGTAAGTTCTCAAGTTCTTGGACTACTTCAGAATGATAAATAAGTTCGAACATGAGTCTTCTCCCTAATGACAATGTCTATTTTAGTCTATTTATTAAATTAGCACAAATGCTAATTTAATTTAAAAATAACATTTTATATTTTCTAAGCATAACGTTACTCTCCTCCTGTCCCACTCCCCACACAACGCCGCTCACATGCTCCCGCGCCCGATAGGCGGCACACTGAGGGCATGAAAACCTTCAATCATGCAGACTATCAACGCCGCCTGGCAAATGTGATCCGCATTGGCACGGTATCGGCAGTCGATACGACACAAGGCCGGTGCCGGGTAAAAACAGGCGAGTTAGAAACCGATTGGCTACACTGGCTGACCTCACGTGCGGGTCACATCAAAATGTGGTCAGCGCCCTCAATTGGTGAGCAAGTGCTGATCCTCAGTATCAGTGGTGAATTGACCACAGCGTTTGTATTACCGGCGATTTTTTCCGATGCCAATCCGGCACCGTCGGCCTCAGAAGCAGCGATCCTGCTCTGCTTCTCCGACGGGGCGCAATGTCATTATGAGCCTAAAACGGGTCACTTAGCGGTCACTGGCATCAAAACAGCAACGATAACCGCCGCCACCTCGATCACGCTGGACAGCCCGGTAGTCACCTGCACCCAACAGCTTATCACCGATTCTTTACAGGTTAACCGGGGTGGCACCCTCCGCGGCGACCTCACCCACGGGGGCGGCAATTTGATCTCTAACGGTATCACTTTGCACCGCCATCAGCACCCTGGGGTGAAAGGGGGCGGCGATCAGACGGGAGCCCCCACATGACTTACCTCGGCATGCACCGCCACAGTGGCAACGCGATCAGCGACAGTGTCAACGCTACTTTAGATTGACCACTTTTTGCTACTTTAAAATGTCCAGTTTTTGCTAATTTTCCTGTTGGGTTTCTATTCCAGGCGCCTGGATAATATCAGTCGTTTTTATAGGCAACATGCCTGCTTTGCGTTTATTTTTGAGTCGATAGCTTTCTCCTTTAATATTCAATGTGGTTGAATGATGTAAAAGCCTGTCTAAAATCGCAGTTGCTAAAATGTGATCACCGAATACGTCCCCCCAATCAGTAAAACTTTTATTTGATGTGAGAATGATGCTCGCCTTTTCATAACGACGGCTCAATAACCTGAAAAATAGGCTAGCTTCTTCGCGATTCATCGGTAAATACCCGATTTCATCCAGTATTAATACCCTGGCATAGCACAGTTGCTGAAGTTGGCGTTCCAGACGGTTTTCTTGCTTTGCCTTCATTAAGGTACAGCAGAGTCTATCCAGAGGCATAAACAATACCCGATGCCCAGCTGTAGCTGCCTTGACAGCCAGCGCTATCGCCAAATGCGTTTTCCCTACCCCAGGTGGGCCTAACAAAATGACGTTTTCATGATGTTCGACAAACCTCAGCCCCGCCAGCTCGCGGATAATTTTCCTGTCTATACTTGGTTGGAAAGTAAAGTCAAATTGCTCCAAGGTTTTTATCCACGGCAAACGTGCTTGTTTTAACCGCGATTCCAAGCCTTTTTGGTGACGCCCGTTCCATTCCTGGGCTAATGCCTGCTGGAGAAATTCACGGTAGTTCAGTGCTTTCTTGGTGGCTTCTTCACATAAACTCTCCAACGCATCGCCCAGGTAATCCATTTTTAACCGTATCAACAAGTTTTCCATTTCCATCAGAGTAGCTCCTCATACACACTGAGCGAACGAGACGCTACTCGATTGACCTGTTGCCAAAGGGCTTGATGATGTTCTGGCACCTTTTGCCAGCCCTGCGTTACCTCCTGCAAGAGATGCGTCGCGAGCAGTTGCTCATCGCCGTAAATACGTAGCGTATTATCTAAACCGATACGAATATTAACCGCACGACCACACCAGAATGAAGGCACGCTATAGCGATTACCTCTGACATCGATATAGCTGTCCCATGCCACTTGTCGTAGGTCGAAGTAGCTGGTATCGAAATCAGTCGCAGGGAGTGGCATCAAGGCTATTTTTTCCTCAGCAAAACGATTTTCCGGTGTCTGCTTGAATTGACGAAGATGACGCTGGTCTGCCACTTTCGCCAGCCACATCGCTAGCAGTTGATTAACATGAGCGAAACTCTCAAACTGACGGTAGCGAGTGAAAAAATTGTGTTTAACATAGCCCACCATCCGTTCGGTTTTGCCTTTCGTTTGCGGTCGATAAGGCTTACAGGCGCGAGGGCTAAACCCATAGTGATTAGCCAGTTGCAGGAAGCCCGCATTGAACTCGATGTGGCCATTTTGTCCATGTTTGATAACAGCGGCTTTTTGGTTATCTACCAAGACATTTTTTACGCTGCCACCGAAGTAATTGAAGCTGCGAACCAGCGATTCATACGTGTGCTCAGCATCTTGCTTAGGGGCAGCAAAGACATGAAAGCGACGCGAAAAACCGAGCGTATTAACGGCAAAATTAACCGTACAGGCAGAGCCTGCCACCTCAACGATGATTTCTCCCCAATCGTGTTGAAGTTGATAACCGGGGAGGGTTTCAAAGCGTACCGTGTTTTTCGAGGCCCTGAGCGGACGTTTGGGATGTATATAACGTCGGAGCATCGCACTCCCACCCCGGTAGCCTTTTTCACGGATTTCCTCAAAAATAACCGCCGCATTCCAAACCTGTTCACTCAACCTTGAATCGATGTAGTCTTTAAAGGGCTCGAGTTTAGCAACCTGTTTTTTACCGCGTTTTGCTGTTGGCGGCGCAGGATAGCTAATGTGCCGTCTCACCGTTTTTTCTGAACACCCTATCTGATGGGCAATATCAACAATAAATGCCCCCTGTTGATGGCGTTGTTTTATCATGTAGTGGTCCTCTCTTCTTAGCATGCTTATTTCCCTCATGGCTTTGTCACCACAAAGGAAACTGCATTCTGGCTTGAGTGGACAAATTAAATTAGCAATTTACGGTCTTTTATCATTAGCGCTGACAACGCTGGGAAAACCGCATCACGTTAAACGCCATTACCCTTACCTCGGCTATCAACGGCAACATGCAAATCGACCTCAGCGGTCATCAACGCGATAGCGGCGTGCCTTTTACGCTCTCATTGCCGATAGGAGAACAATAATGCCCAGCCTGGATTTAAGCTTACTGCCGGCACCGCAGGTCGTGGAGTCCCTCGATTTTGAAACGCTCTTCAAGCAGCGTAAAGCAACGTTTATTGCCCTATCGCGGTGTTTGTCAATGTAGTTGTCGCTTGAAACTGTTTTATGCAGCACTTACTTCCGGATTCAGCATCACTTCATGAATAAAATTCCAGTTACGACAGCCTTTGCTCCAACGTTCGGGTTTTTTAGCTCGAGCTAATTCATAGATGGCTTTCCGTTTAGCTAATATTTCTTTATCTGCCTCCCTATGACGTTCATCTGGAGTAACGTACTTGATACCACTGTGTTTATGTTCAAGGTTGTACCCGTTCACAAACTGAGCTACCCAGGCTCTGGCATCATTGAGTAAAGTAAACCCCTCGGCTGGCCACTGGGGACAATATTTCACCGTTCGAAACAAGGATTCGGAATAAGGGTTATCATTGCTGACTCGTGGGCGAGAATATGAACTGATTACCCCCAGATCGTACATTTTCGCCAACAGGGTATAACTACGCATGGGGCCACCATTATCTGAATGAAGAATGATTTTTTTGCCCGCGCATTTTTCTTTCCAGATGCATCGTTGCAGTAGCTCTGCAGCCTGTTCGCCGGATTCTTGTTCAAAAACGTCTGCCCCCACAATTTTCCGACTGAAAATGTCCATCATCATGTAGAGGTAAAGATGCCGACCTTTTATAGGTGTTGGCAAATAACTACTATCCCAGAACCATACCTGATTCGGTGCTGTCGTTTTTTGTGCGCCTGGACGTTTATAACTTCTCTCTCGATGTCTAGGTGTTAACAGTTTGTTCGCTTTGAGCACGCGATAAAACGTAGACTCAGAGGCGATATAAATTCCCCTATCAGCCAGCGTCGGAACGATGACATTCGGAGGGAAACTTGAAAACTCTGGTGAGTTACAGATTTCCATGATCCGCTGTCGTTCAGCATCAGACAATTTGTTGCTGGGGGCATTGCGAACGGCCGTTGACCGTTTGTCGGCCAGGGGAGCGTTGTGACAATTGTTGCGCCAGCGTTGCAGTGTTCTGACTGAAATCCCAATGACCTGGCAGGCTTGCGCCTTACGAGCCCCCTGTTTCATCGCATTCCTAAGCATATCAACTATATTAAGCCGCTCCGGGAGAGGTATTAGACGTCCTCGCTGTTGTCCCAGAGGGCATTGAACTTTTCCCTTAATACCAGTAGCGCTGCGGTTTCCGCCAGCGCCTTTTCTTTTCTGGTGAGTTCTTTTTCAAGTTCACGGATCTTTTGTCTGTATTCTTTGACGACTTTATCAACTTTATGATTATTCAAGGCTTTCGGCTCATGAGCCCGGAGCGAAGCCGTTCGCCATTCCTTTACCTGTTCAACAAACAATCCTTTGTGCCGACAGTATTCGGCCAGCTCAATTTCAGACATCACTGCGCTTTCAATGACCACCGCAAAACGCTGTTCGGGCGACCAACCTTCGTTATTCTTTAAAAACTGCTCATCTTCACATAACAGGCCATCACTCATTAACTCGTTTCTCCATCTTGAAACAACCGAAGGGCTCACGTCTAGCTTCTTCGCTATTTGCCGGTGAGACCAATTATACGGAGGTTGAAGCCAGAGCAACCCTTGTTGCTTGATATTGATAGGCACGGGGTTTGCCGGCATGGTGTTCTCCTTAATATTAACAGGCGACAACTATGCTGACACAGGGGGTTATTCAGTGATCTTCTTGATGATAATATGCAACCCTGTGGTAGGCGCCGCCATCGGTGGCAATTTCTATCGCATATTCAATGCGAGTGCCATTCACATCACCGTTATCCTTCTGACGTTGCAGCGCTGGCCAGCTGAAGCGAAGGCGAACCGCGGATAATTGCGTATTGTTAATCGCCTGCACCCAAGGGGTGTCCGATTTCAACTCACGGTTAACGGTGATTTCATTTTCAACGTTCGGCATGCCTTGAATATAGTCTTGCGATGGGGTACCGGGGCGATAATCCCAGCTGACGCCAGTAAAATTAGCCGTGCCGTCGGCATTGTTAAGCGGCGTGCCATCTAAATAAATCCGTGTACCGTCTAATTCGCCAGCAAATTCTCCTTCCCCCAGTGCCAATAATATTTTGGCTTTGGCGGTAGAGTGCAGGCTATCCGGTGATTCTGTCGGCGTAGGCGGCCGATGGCTGCCGCCTTTGTTTCCTGTGATGGCCATAATTTACCCATAAAAAAAGATCGCCTTGGCGACCTTGGTTGATTGCTCTATTGTCTATTTCTACATCTGGTCTTCGGCATACACCCCCGCTGAAATCACCGCACCACCGATGCGCCGTTGGCCGTAGCCAATAGGAACTGGATTGCCTTGTGCGGTAGAATTCACCGGGCTGCCGAAGGCATAGCTGGGCTTGTTATCCGGGTCTTCGCGGCGTGATAACCCGCTGGGTTGGGGGGAGAGCATCTGCACCACGCCACCGACCATCATCGATATCCCGACAGGCGCTAAGAACTGTGCCCCGGGGATAAAGGACGCTGCCACTAACACCGCACCGATAATGGTTTGAAACACCCCTCCCCATTTACTGCCGATAATTACCGGAGCAATGCGAATGTCTTGGTTGCCGTAAGCACTGGCAAGTTCATCTTTGCCAATGTTATTCGCGCCGTTAAATACCGCAAAGGTCAGTCCCTTTGCTTGGCTTTGCAACATAAATTGCTCAAATCCAGGGAGGATAACTGATAGCGCTTTGATCGCTTCTTTTGGCGTCTCTACTGCTAAGTGATGTACACGGCCAAACAGCTGCCCGAGTTTGCCATACAGGCGAACGGTGCGGAGGGAGTGGTTGAATGCTGCCATGGTATGGGTTCCCAATAAAAAAAGGCTGCAAAGGCAGCCGGAGGGTTTTTATTGATTAGTATTTGTTCAGACTCCGATATTGCTGAAAAAATGAAGTCAAAGACCCATCAAGCATGTTTACTGAATGACGTCAGATAAA contains:
- a CDS encoding IS3 family transposase (programmed frameshift) codes for the protein MPANPVPINIKQQGLLWLQPPYNWSHRQIAKKLDVSPSVVSRWRNELMSDGLLCEDEQFLKNNEGWSPEQRFAVVIESAVMSEIELAEYCRHKGLFVEQVKEWRTASLRAHEPKALNNHKVDKVVKEYRQKIRELEKELTRKEKALAETAALLVLREKFQCPLGQQRGRLIPLPERLNIVDMLRNAMKQGARKAQACQVIGISVRTLQRWRNNCHNAPLADKRSTAVRNAPSNKLSDAERQRIMEICNSPEFSSFPPNVIVPTLADRGIYIASESTFYRVLKANKLLTPRHRERSYKRPGAQKTTAPNQVWFWDSSYLPTPIKGRHLYLYMMMDIFSRKIVGADVFEQESGEQAAELLQRCIWKEKCAGKKIILHSDNGGPMRSYTLLAKMYDLGVISSYSRPRVSNDNPYSESLFRTVKYCPQWPAEGFTLLNDARAWVAQFVNGYNLEHKHSGIKYVTPDERHREADKEILAKRKAIYELARAKKPERWSKGCRNWNFIHEVMLNPEVSAA
- a CDS encoding phage baseplate assembly protein V: MKTFNHADYQRRLANVIRIGTVSAVDTTQGRCRVKTGELETDWLHWLTSRAGHIKMWSAPSIGEQVLILSISGELTTAFVLPAIFSDANPAPSASEAAILLCFSDGAQCHYEPKTGHLAVTGIKTATITAATSITLDSPVVTCTQQLITDSLQVNRGGTLRGDLTHGGGNLISNGITLHRHQHPGVKGGGDQTGAPT
- the istA gene encoding IS21 family transposase encodes the protein MLRREDHYMIKQRHQQGAFIVDIAHQIGCSEKTVRRHISYPAPPTAKRGKKQVAKLEPFKDYIDSRLSEQVWNAAVIFEEIREKGYRGGSAMLRRYIHPKRPLRASKNTVRFETLPGYQLQHDWGEIIVEVAGSACTVNFAVNTLGFSRRFHVFAAPKQDAEHTYESLVRSFNYFGGSVKNVLVDNQKAAVIKHGQNGHIEFNAGFLQLANHYGFSPRACKPYRPQTKGKTERMVGYVKHNFFTRYRQFESFAHVNQLLAMWLAKVADQRHLRQFKQTPENRFAEEKIALMPLPATDFDTSYFDLRQVAWDSYIDVRGNRYSVPSFWCGRAVNIRIGLDNTLRIYGDEQLLATHLLQEVTQGWQKVPEHHQALWQQVNRVASRSLSVYEELL
- a CDS encoding transposase, with the protein product MKTKSTRRGDFLAQMNRIVPWEKILSKLSINYPKPTAKGGRPAKPLEVMLRIYFLQNGFNYADLSMEEALYDIPLLRQFTGVSVDAIPSDPTILHFRHWLEKHHLSESLFEEVNAHLASCGLFIKRGSIVDATIIHAVNATLD
- a CDS encoding type II toxin-antitoxin system RelE/ParE family toxin encodes the protein MFELIYHSEVVQELENLPAPLKGKTAYLLDRLEKEGNRLRYPLSDSLRDGLFELRVGGGDIARIIYAFAKGRRIYILRSFVKKTPKIPPKEMAIAFNRLKEFTK
- a CDS encoding tail assembly protein — protein: MAAFNHSLRTVRLYGKLGQLFGRVHHLAVETPKEAIKALSVILPGFEQFMLQSQAKGLTFAVFNGANNIGKDELASAYGNQDIRIAPVIIGSKWGGVFQTIIGAVLVAASFIPGAQFLAPVGISMMVGGVVQMLSPQPSGLSRREDPDNKPSYAFGSPVNSTAQGNPVPIGYGQRRIGGAVISAGVYAEDQM
- the istB gene encoding IS21-like element helper ATPase IstB; the encoded protein is MMEMENLLIRLKMDYLGDALESLCEEATKKALNYREFLQQALAQEWNGRHQKGLESRLKQARLPWIKTLEQFDFTFQPSIDRKIIRELAGLRFVEHHENVILLGPPGVGKTHLAIALAVKAATAGHRVLFMPLDRLCCTLMKAKQENRLERQLQQLCYARVLILDEIGYLPMNREEASLFFRLLSRRYEKASIILTSNKSFTDWGDVFGDHILATAILDRLLHHSTTLNIKGESYRLKNKRKAGMLPIKTTDIIQAPGIETQQEN
- a CDS encoding helix-turn-helix domain-containing protein codes for the protein MKGIPHAKVRAKLLSDPLSLLAYEEAHREAELALMLQNIREKAGITRTEIALRMGVTPPVVTRIEQNVIKASIHTLERYASACGSKLDIRAIDL